The segment ACTGACGGCTTTGGTTGGTTATGCCGGATTAAAGCCGACACTCAAAGCACTTGAAGCAAAGAAAAATATTGCGCTTGCGAATAAAGAAACATTAGTTGTAGCAGGTGAACTTGTCACTTCGCTGGCGATTGAAAACAATTGCAACATCTTTCCAATTGATTCTGAACATTCAGCAATCTTTCAGTGTCTGGTTGGTGAAGCGAATAATGCAGTAGAGAAAATTTATCTCACGGCTTCCGGCGGACCGTTTCGCGGGCGCGACAGGGAATTTCTTTCTACAGTACGGAAGGAACAAGCGTTGAAACATCCAAATTGGGATATGGGTGCGAAGATCACGATCGACTCGGCTACCCTGATGAACAAAGGATTGGAAATGATCGAAGCCCGGTGGTTATTCGGACTTAATCCGGAGCAGATTGATGTAATCGTTCATCCTCAGAGCATTATACATAGCATTGCACAATTCGAAGACGGTTCTATGAAGGCGCAAATGGGCTTGCCGGACATGAAACTGCCGATTCAGTATGCATTGGGTTATCCTAAACGTCTGAAATCGACTTTCCAACGATTCGATTTTCTGAATTATCCGTCGTTGACCTTTGAATCGCCCGATACAGAAACTTTTCGTAATCTTGCAATGGCAATGGTAGCTATGAAAAAAGGCGGAAATATGCCTTGTATCATCAATGCAGCAAATGAAATTGCAGTAGCTGCCTTCCTGAAAGACCAGATCGGTTTTCTGGAAATGAGCGACCTCATCGAAGACTGCATGAACAAGATCCCTTTCGTCAAAAAACCTTCTTATGAAGATTATGTAACGACCGACGAAGAAACACGTAGAAGAGCACTCGAATTTTTAAGTGTTCAATCCGTTTCGAAGATAAAATAACAACTCCAATTCAAAATTCATCAATCCTAAAGCCTCCCCTCGAATCTTCGCTTAAGCACTAACAACAATCCGCAATCCGAAATTCGCAATCCGAAATAATTAAACAACTCAACAACCAATTCCTATAAATGTCAGCTTTAATCATGGCCGCTCAGCTAATTCTGGGCCTTTCAATTCTCGTTACACTTCACGAATTAGGACATTATCTCGCTGCACGTGCCTTCGGTATTCGTGTAGAGAAATTCTATCTGTTCTTCGATGCGTGGGGATTTAAATTTTTCAGTTTCAGAAAAGGCGATACAGAATATGGACTTGGATGGTTACCACTTGGCGGTTATGTGAAGATCGCCGGAATGATCGACGAGAGTATGGATAGTGAAGCAATGAAAAAGCCCGCTGAACCTTGGGAATTCAGAAGCAAGCCGGCATGGCAACGATTGATCGTAATGATTGGTGGTGTGACTATGAACGTAATACTTGGTATTGCAATTTACACAATGACATTGCTGAATTTCGACAAGCAATATCTGAGTAACGATAATGTAACGGACGGAATATACGCTTACGACCTGGGACAAAAAATCGGTTTGCAGAATCACGATAAGATCGTTGCAATAGATGGAAAAAAGTTTGATCGATTCAATGACCTGGTTTCTTCACGTGTAATTTTAGGATCAACGATCACAGTTTTACGTGACGGAAAAGAAATTACGCTTCCTGTTCCTGATGGTTTTTATCGAGAAACAATAAAGGCAGGAAGGGGAAGTTTTATCTCGCCTTATCAAGCCCATTTAGAAGTTGACAGCATCATCAAAGATATGCCTGCGGAAGCTGCAGGGTTACAGATGAAAGACAAGATCGTTAGTGTAAACGGTGTGCGTACATTTTCAATGGAAGCATGTCGTCGCATCATCAGCGAGAATAAAGGCAAGCCTATTACATTACAAATAGTGCGTGGTGCAGATACATCAATGATCCAGCCTGTCGTAAATGATTCCGGTTTGATCGGCATTCGTTACCACGGTGAAATGGGAAATTATGCTCTGACAAAATACTCAGCAGGAACAGCTTTGAAATATGGAGCGAGTGATGCTAAAGAAGCAATCGTTTCTAACATCAAAGGTCTTAAACAAATTTTCACAGGAAAAGAAAAAGCAAGTGATTCGCTGCAAGGTCCGATCGGAATTGCAACGATCTATGGTGGAGTCTGGGACTGGTACCGTTTCTGGACCATCACCGGATTACTTTCAATGGTACTTGCCTTCATGAATATTTTACCAATACCTGCTCTCGATGGCGGACACGTTGTGTTCCTTGTAATCGAAGCTGTAACCCGCAGAAAATTCTCCGACAAATTTATGGAGCGTGCGCAAGTTACAGGAATGGTGATTTTACTTTCTTTGATGGTGTTTACAATTGGTAATGATATCTGGAAGCATTTGATCAACTAGTGTCAGAGCTTGCCACTTATTAGTTGCGCGTTTATTGAACGTGTAAAAATGTTTGGAGTACGTGGCAAGGGTTAGGTAAGTGAATTCTGCACAACAATTGTTGGCATCAAGCTTCGGAAATTTAACTTGATTTATGTATATTTGACAAACAGATTCTTATGGCAGACTATAGAGAAATCATAATTATAAATCCTGAAGTCAGGTTTGGTAAACCATGCATTCGGAATACACGTATTTCTGTTTATGATGTATTAAGTTGGATGGCATCAGGTATGACTGTAAAAGAAATATTAGCAGATTATCCGGAGTTATCCGAAAGTGATATACAAGCCTGTTTGGCATATGCGGCAGATAGAGAGCATAGAACCAGAGTTGCGTAAATGAAACTACTTTTTGACCAGAATATTTCCTTTAGAGTTATAAGTAAACTTGCGGATTTTTTTCAAGGTTCCGGTCAAGTTAAAAATCTTGGACTTCCAGATAATTCCGATTTGGAAATTTGGAAATTTGCTAAAGAAAATAATTTTTCAATCGTAACATTTGATTCTGATTTTTTTGATTTGGCAAATTTATACGGCCATCCACCCAAAATCATCTGGCTAAGAACAGGAAATTGCACAACACAAGAGATTGTAGATTTACTAATTTCGAAAAGTGAAGTAATTAACGACTTTATTTCGAATCCAATTTATATGGAACTGGCATGTATCGAAATCGATAAATGATTTATTAATGTATAACACTGAAATAAACACTACTCAAAATCTTCGCCAAAAAAACTTCCCAAAATTTCTTCCCCGTGCGTAAACTCTCCTTCTTCCTATTACTTCTTACAAACTCACTCTTCGGTCAAACTCCAGACTCTCTTCCTGAGCGAAAGATCTCCGTCATGGTAATTCCTTATATGCCAGCGATGCACATGTCCGATGCCGATCAGGATATCGCTGAAGAATCGCAGATGGAAATCGGACAAGTACGCGCAGAATTCCGCAAAGGCATTATCAGAAAAATGAATCAGCGTTTTGTAGAAGTGTACGATGCGCAGGTACCCAATGAAAGTTTTGTTTCGAGCAACACCGGCGATATCGATATGATCTATCATTCGCTAGCTTTCGAAAGCGACAGTACTTCACCAATGAAGAACCCGAAGAAATTCGCTGTTGTCGATACAGCCATTACCGGAAAGAAAACAAAGAAGAAAGAGATCGACAAAACATACATCAATGCTGTTCCCCGTGACCCGCAGTTGCTTCCTGATTTTGCAAAAAAATACAATGCCGACTATTTCGTCATGCTTAACGAATTCGACATTAAAACTCACTTTGATGATTGTATCGACCTGGCTTTAAAAATTTATCGTCGTGATCTGAAATTCCATTACACCATTTACAATCACCGGGGCGAAAAACTGTATGGCGATGTTGCTGTTGTACATTTTCCTTCGAATGAAAACAATGTAGACAGGATTGTTGAGGCGAATTTTGGGAAGGTGGCGGATTATGTTTTTGAGTCGTTGAAGAAGGTGAAAGAATAAATTTTTTCTTGATCAAGTAGTCAAATATTATCGCTCTCAGGGATTGGGTAGGGATTGTAAGTTGTATCCTTTTAATTTTTTTTAACACTAAGATCACTAAGTTTTTAGCACTAGTGCACAATGCTTTTTTCATAAGTGCTCTTGTGACAAATTTTAGTGATCTTAGTGTTGAAAATTTCCTGCTACTGAGCAAGCAAAAATTTCTCAATTGCTTTTACCCCATTCTCATTTGTTACTTCCATAAAATAAATTCCTGCTACAAGATCATTTACATCCATCACAAAAGTACCACTAACAAAATGGAATTCATTGACAATACTTCCTGTTAATGATACAATACGCACCGTGTTTACAGAACCTGATTTCATATCCGCTTTTAAAACAGTTGTCACCGGATTTGGATAAATTGAAGATGATATCGAATTATTTTCATCAATGGAGGTAATTGTATTCATGCTCACACCATAATCCTCCACTTCACCTGCAGCAAAAACTTCACAAGAAGTCTGCGCTGAACCATTCTTCATTGAGACCCGCATTTTTGTTTGTCCGGTCAATGCGGTGATGGGAACATTTATTATGCTTGTCTCCCAACCTATTTGTTGTGATGAATAAGAAACCACTTCTTCACCCGGATCTGCGAAACTGCCGTTTTGGTTGAAGTCGATCCAGACTTTCCAGAATTCAGTAGCGCCACTGCCGAGAATTTCTGCACTTAATGTTATGTTGTAGGTATTGCCGGAAGTCATGTTAATAATCATAGATGTGTAATCACCATAGCCGCTATCTGATACCGTGCTGTTAAGCATAGTTCCAATGTAAACAAGATCGATGAAATCATTTGTTGCATCTACTCCACTTGATGCGCAATAACCGGATCCTGTTGTATTGAATTGCTGAACGGATGAATAGCCGGTTGGACCGCTGTTGCAGATGGCTTCTACCTGGTATTCGTAAACTGTTCCCGAGTACAGTGGATAGATCTGCAGTTGCGTTTGATTAGTTGAATACGTTTGCCAGATAAGCGATGAATCAATTCTATATTGTACGTGATACAAATATGCATTCGGAATTGCATTCCATGTGATCGTCGAAGAATTACCTGTTATATTGATTGCATTGATGCCGGTAGGCACACTGCACGGATCACTTCCTGTGTGATCAAGATAGTGTACAATGAATGTGTTCACATCACCTAAAACAAACAGACTGCTGTCAAAACCTTTTGCAATTGAAACACCGCTCAGGTATTCATTGATCGTATCGATCGCATTTACCCACTCACGCGCTCCGGTTGAATCGTATTTCACTGTAACCATTTGTCTCGCACTCAAAGTAGAGCCACCTGGAAATGGTCCGCCAATGCCTGTTACAAATGTATTACCGCGATTGTCAGTTGCCAGATCATACGGAATTTCATCGTTGCCTGAATGTTCATTGTATCGATCTTGCCAGAGAATATTTCCGGAGGTGTCTACTTTCACTGTCTGCCAGTCAACGTAATTGCTGCCGCCGGTTGTTGTACTGTATGCCATGATTATCAGTTTCCCATCAGAAGTTGTCCGGAGTTTAGAAGAGATATCGTAACCGCCAAGATCATATTGTCGTGTCCATAGAAGATTTCCGGCAACATCATACTTATATAGCAATACATCTGCCACAGGTATCACTGCTTCCCATGAAAGAATGTAAGAGTTTCCAACTGTATCTATGAAAAGATCTTTTCCCTGCACACCAACATTTATAGAATCCCAAAGTGTTACTCCGCTTGTATCCATCAACCATGATGTTGAATTGGCAGATGAATAACTTGTTACTCCGGTTACTCCTACTTTATCATGATTCAGAAAAATATTACTGATGAAATGAAAATTGGTTGATGAAGGAAATGTATTGGTGCTGATGCGTACAATATTTCCTGCAGGATCAATTTTGATTATGTTCATGCCAATGGGATTATTGTCCACATTACCACCTGTAGCCAGATATAGATAACCGTCAGCATCCATCTGTCCTGTAAGCTTTGTCCAATAGGTACTGTTGTTATGCGGACTGTAATTCCCATCGATATTTTTTTTATAGATAAGATTACCATTCTGGTCGTATTTAAGAATGATCAGTGAATTGGAAATTCTTCCGCTACTGGAATGCTGATACCGGAAACCGATCACAACCGGATTTGATTGCGGATCGAGAAACACTTTACTCGGATATTCATAATTCAATGGGATCTGCGAAACGGAAGTCGCGCGCCAGATAAAATTTCCAAAGCGATCACGTTTCTCGAGTACAATGTCATTGTCTAATGTTGTTGTGTAGACATTGTTGCTTGAATCAACAACCAAGTAAGTTCCGAGATTCGCAGCAAGGTCGGGAACTTTTGTCCAGTCGATTGAGAAATCGGCTTTGGTAAATAAGGGCAGGGTCAATAGTAAGAGGAGGAGAATTTTTTTCATTTTCTGTTATTTACTTTAGATTTTTTTTATTTCCCGCGGATCTCGCAGATTTAGCGCAGACGTTTTTACTTAATAATAAAAATGTCTGTCCGTTAAGTTTCCTGCGCAATGTGTCAACATTATCAATCCTTCTATAAAAAAATATGCTCAGCAGGTAGGAATGATGTTTGAATTGGGAAGAGATGAGAGTTTTGAGGAAATACCTACATTAATTATGTAGTATTGTTTAGTCTCTATTTCACTCTTCAAATCAAAGAAAGGTGGCATATTTTTATATATTAATCCGATTAAAACAAATACTCATGAAACAAACCAAAAAGGACACTACAACTCCGGAAAATAAGGATATGATGAAAGAAAAAACCAATCAGGATTTTAATAAACAAAAACCTGATCCGAAAGATCCAAATCAGAAGGGTCAGAATAATGAGGCTGAGATGGAGAAAGCGGTGAAGGTGACTAAGGAATTGGAAGAGTAATAAATATTGCAGGGACAAGTTCACAAAGATTGCGTAATTATTATTTTTGTTTAAAGTGTGTAAGGGGTTTAAAGTGTTTCAAAGCACTTTAAACCCCTTACACTTTAAACAAAAGAATATTTATATCTTCATCCGGGTAAACTTTGTATATTTAAAATCATTGCATATTGAATACTATTTTATTACTTTTTCTTTTTGTTCTAAATCAGAAACCTGAACCGGTCCATCAAAAAATCAGTCACGAATGAATCTCATTTGAATTTACCGAGCATGATCTTAATTTAAAGTCTCACTTAACGTATAAAATTAAATCGGAAGATTGCGACAGTCTCAGGATGCTTAGCAATTTTACTTTCGAACGAATAAACCATGAAATAAAATATTTGGGGCAATGGAAATTAAAAAACTATTCTTCTAAAATAAATATTAACCCAATAGGATCATTTGTAGACAATGGCAATCCTTCCCTGAACGATCTGACAATATTCGAATTATCAGACTCTTTAATGATCTTAAAATATGACAATGATATGAATGGAAAATCCACTGTAATAAAATACAGGCGAGTTCACAGGGAGATTATTTGCCAATAGCATAATGATGCAATTACAGAGATTAATCTTTGATTAATATCGCTGAATATATTTTATTCATTGAAGTAATCTTTGCAAAATAAATACCATCAGGATATTCACTTAAATCCACTACATGATGTGAATCAATTGTATTGCTTTTAATTATAAGGTTTCCAATTGACGAATAGACGCTAATGACATCCGATTTCAAAAGATTTAATTTTTCTGTATCTATCTGAAATTTTCCATTTGACGGGTTCGGATAAAATTTCAGAGTTGAGGCAGATGAGACAGGAATGACAGAGGTATGGAAACTGCATGTACAGCTACAGGAATCATATATATTCTGAAGTGTTGCCGACCTTGTTCTTACATTCTGTATAGCATTCTCATGGCTACCGTTTCCAAATGCAAAAGGAAAAGCAAAATCGTAGCATCTTTGTTCCTGTGATTCAAAACTGAATGGCCCAAATGTCATTAAGCCACGCCTGTCACCAGGAGTATTGAGGACATCTATTTCTGTCCAGCCAAATCCCCATTCAGGAAATCCTGTGTACATATAATTAGTAACTGAATTTCCTCCTATACCATTTCCGCCAAAAGTAAGAGGTGATTCATCCAGCCATTTCCCTTTCAAATAATTATAATAATCGTTTGCAGATACAGGATTTCCCTGATTCGTATTATCATTATTATAAGTAATAAATCGGGAAGGAATATTATTCAAACTCAAACAACCTTGTGCCGGAACGATACTTCCATAAACAAGATCAAATGAAGATGCATTATAAGTATAAAAGATTTTTTTTAGAGAATCATATCCTACCAAATCATCTTGTGATCCACCCAAGTCCATATCAACGAATAATCCAAAATATGTTGAATCATAATTTAAATCAGATCTGTTATAAATTTCCAGATTCAAAAAAACACTTTCATTTAAAGCAGGATCCGGCGAATTATAGCCATACAACATAGCATGAAATTCAAGGCCTAAACTTGCTCCTCCGGTTTCAGTATGAACACTTTTAGCATCATTAAAAATAAAGTAAATTGCCTGATCTCCCCGGATCAACGGATAATCACCATTTGCCGGATCATATGTTCCGTTTAGATTTATATCGGCATATGGCGCCAATGATGCAGCTTCTCCGTTTGCAACATTTCCGTTCCCCGGCCATCTGCTCAGTTCGTTCGGTACAATATATCCTGAATTTTGATAATTCAATATATGATCGTTTATCGTTGTACGGTTAATTTTATATACTGCATCATGCAGTAGATAGGATGGGTCAGAATAATTGGTTGCAATCGGACCATAAAAAAGATCGTTTCCTGCTTGGCCGTAAACCTGTGAAGCTATATGTAATTGCCCTGTAGAATCCTTGCCGCCAATCCAAAAACTTGAGAGATAAATTGAGTTTTTAAAACTCCCTGCAGGGACTTCAAATGCTCCATCAAACAAAGTTCCATTTGAATAAACATTAGCGTTGATGTTATTAATGTTTAGTTGACCACTTGCTTGTCCAAGTACTTTTGAAGCTGTAATAACAATTAAAAAGGAAAGTAATTTTAATTTCATGATTTATAATTTTATACTTTGATGTTTAGGTTGTCAATGTATTAAATATTTCAGACTTCTTAGTACTTAACAAAACTATCTCAGGAAAATCTTCACGCCTCTCTCCGAATCAAAAACCTTCTCCCCCTTTTCTTCCTTCCACGAAACTAAATATCCCTTGAAAGTTGAATCAACTTCGAAAGACTGTCCGAGATATTTTCCTTTTAACTCATATGCCATCAGCAGAGTTTGTGCATAACCGTCTCTTTCATTGTCGGTTTTTTTTATTGAAGCAAAAGTAGAATTGGCAGGAATAATGCGACGTAGTTTTTCAATGTCGTTGTGGAACTTTATGTCCGGGCGATAGAAAATGCTCATTGTGGTTTGTGGCGAAAAGAATGCGTGGAATAGCTGGAGACTGTTGACCTTTCGGTCGCCGCACATTAAGACTTCCTTTGCAGGGCGTTTAAGTAACAATCAGAATCGGGATTAATACGATTATTTTGAATTCACTGATTCTGGTATGTGTAGGTAATGATTTTTCTACAAAATAAAATGTCAATGGAATGAATAACAATGTGCAAATCCAGATGTACCTTTCGTGTACAAGGATAAGACTATATCCAAAATACATTGAACAAATTACAAGTAATGAAATCTTGATCCACAATGGAATTACTTCGTGTGATTTTTTTCTGATCAGATAAATGATGAAGAAGAAAATAAAAACCCATCCAAGTTGATTTCTGAAATCGTGGAAGTAAATGCTTTGTAAATTTCTGTTGATGATGCTGAGATAATATTTAAAGTCTCCTATTGGATCAAGTGGAGTAAGTTGAATCTGCGAAGCGGGTTCTTCCCATGCTGACAAAGCATAATCATTTGCCGGTGGCAATAATCCATTTCCTATTACAGGAAGTTGCACTTGCTTTCCAACGGTTGGTGCAACTTCGTATGTGAAATTGAATTTCGCTGATTCGGAAATCGTGAACTTTCCGTACTTCACTGACAACAATAAGATCCACAATAATGATATTGTTCCGAATGGCAACAGAATTTTCTTCAATGTAATTTTTGGAATGCGTTCACTTTTCATCCAGATCGAAAAGCAGAATAGAAAAATAAAAAGCGGTAAGCCAAAAGATTTTGTCAGAAATAATAATGCACCAATTTTCCCAATCTTGCTGCCGTCAGATTGTTTATCGAGCCAACGGATCAATTCGATGATAAGAGCAAACAGAAATCCGACAAACAAAAGATCAGGTGTGAGATTGAGAAGGGAATAGCTTACCATAAACGGAATGATAGCAAAACCTAAATAACGCTTCCACTTTATATCAATATCGACAAACGTCAAAAAGGTCAGCCATTTTCCGATAACAAAAATACCGATGGCCATCTGTAGAAATTTGAATGCGACAATTCCATCGTCAAAAAAATCATGAATGGTAGCAGGAACCATGAAATCAGTGGACTCCAGTAACCATTTACTGCAAGCGAAAACCGGCCATCGAGAATGTGCTGCACAACATTTATATATTGCAAACTATCCGGATTATCGACATACCATTTCACAAAAGGCATAACTGCCATGCAAGCGAGGAGGTAAAGAGCGATTATGAGGAGGGAGTCTTTTTTCACCAGGATTTTGACCGGGATTTAATGGATTTTGGGATTTTCAGGATTGTTTATAAATCCAGTAAGCTTTTAATTGGTCTGACTCTAATTTAGGGCCAATATCAAGATAATCCCTGAAATTCAGATTATTAATACAATAAATCATTCAATGCTGAAAGAAATCAAAAAAATCCCGGCAATCGGGGAAATTCATTAGATTTTGGTCAAAATCCTTTCCTAAATCCTTGTTTAGGCCTATTCTAAAATCAACACATATTATGCTCTTTTGGTTACCTTTGCATTCTCAAAAAATACAAATCCTATATGAAATCTGAAACAGTAGCTATAAAAGATTACGGCATTGCTGAAGTATTAAAAACACTGGGAATCCAGGATGTAAACCGCGGTGCTTGTACCGGAACAGTTTGGCTGGATACGCAAGGTGAAGAGATAGAATCTTATTCTTCTTCTGATGGTGCATTGATCGGTAAGATCAGACAAGCAACTACTAATGATTATGAAGCAGTAATTGTTAAAGCACAGGAAGCTTATAAAGTATGGCGGATGATGCCGGCACCTAAACGTGGTGAGATCGTTCGTCAGATGGGTGACCAGTTACGTAAATATAAAGAGCCACTTGGTAAACTTGTTTCGTATGAAATGGGAAAAATTTATCAGGAAGGGTTAGGAGAAGTTCAGGAAATGATCGACATCTGTGATTTTGCAGTGGGACTTTCCCGTCAGCTTTACGGTTTGACAATGCATAGCGAACGTCCGCGTCATCGTATGTACGAACAATATCATCCTATCGGAATTGTAGGAGTAATTTCCGCTTTTAATTTCCCTGTTGCTGTGTGGGCATGGAACTCAATGCTGGCAATGGTTTGCGGTGATACAGTAGTATGGAAACCAAGTTCGAAAGTAATGTTGTGTGCAATTGCTGTTCACAATATTCTTGCTGATGTTCTTAAAAAGAACGATGTTCCTGAAGGTGTGATCAACTTAGTTGCAGGTGGTTCAAAATATATCGGAGATAATTTCCTAGCTGATCATCGTGTTCCTCTTATTTCTGCAACAGGATCAACTCGTGTCGGTAAACGTGTAGGAACAATCGTTGCTGAACGTTTCGGTCGTGCGCTTCTTGAATTAGGTGGAAACAATGCAATCATCATCACTGAAAATGCTGATCTTGAAATGGCATTGCGTGCTGTAGTATTCGGTTCGGTTGGTACTGCAGGACAACGTTGTACATCGACACGTCGTTTGATCATTCATGAATCGGTTTACGAAACTTTCAAAGCAAAACTTTTAAATTCATATAAACACATTCGCATTGGTCATCCTTTGGATCCAAAAACGCTTGTTGGTCCGCTTATCGATAAAGGTGCAGTGAAAGATTTTTCAAATGCAATTGAGCGTGTAAAAAGTGAAGGCGGAAATATTATTTACGGTGGCGAAGTAATGCATGGTGAAGGTTACGAAAGTGGATGTTATGTGCGTCCGTGTATCGCAGAAGCTCCGGGAAATTTACCTATCGTATGTGATGAAACATTTGCCCCACTTCTTTACATGATGAAATACAAAACTCTTGATGAAGCAATTGAATTGCACAACGGTGTTCCGCAAGGATTATCTTCTGCGATCTTCTCACGCAACATGCTTGAGACAGAAAAGTTCCTTTCACACGAAGGAAGTGATTGCGGAATTGCAAATGTAAACATCGGAACCAGCGGCGCTGAGATCGGTGGTGCATTCGGTGGTGAAAAAGAAACCGGGGTGGTCGTGAATCAGGAAGTGATGCATGGAAAGTATATATGCGTCGTCAGACAAATACTATCAACTATTCAACGGAGTTGCCGTTGGCGCAGGGGATTGTGTTTGATACTGGTGAGGAGATTGTTGGGTGATTGGAAAGCTCCATGCTTTTATTTTTTTAAACACGGAGGGCATGGAGAAATAAGACACAGAGAACATGGAGTTCAATCAATAAAAAGGACCGGAGGCATTGATTGCTTTCGGTCCTTTTTATTTATAGTACATCAATTAGATTTCACAAAGCGTGTCTGGAAAATTCCTGATTTTGAAATTATTTTAACTATATATACACCTTCGACAAGAGACTGACTATTCAATTGCGCTTCAGATGGGTTTATTTTTATAGGAATATCACAGCGACTTCCCAATAAATTATAAACATACAACTTGTCGATTAAATTCCTTCCGCAAGAGATAGATACTTCATTCTTTGATGGATTTGGATAAACAACTGGAATATATTTATCTCTCATCAATTGATTATCTGCTGAAAGTATCGCCTCAATTGTTACAGAACAGATATTAGTTTCTATGGGCTGATTGAAATCAAAATAAATATTTGCTTTATTATTTATTTCCGAACCGACTCCGGTATTAGCTTTTCTGTTAATACTAAATTTATAAAATCCGTGACTTGCAAGTTCATTGGAAAAACTATCTGCAAGATTAATATTTGGATAATTAAATCTTAATATGTTTCCGGGAAGCAACTGCGTAACAACATCATGACTTGATGTTATAAATTGAAAAGTGTTTGGGTCAAGATCGCTGTCAAGAGTATCGATGATATAAATATTATCCGCAAAGACATTTCCTGTATTTTGAAAATAAATGGTATATGTAAAAAGATGGACAGAAGTATCAGCTTTTTCAGGTGAAACGATCTTCTCATTTGGATCGTAAGATGATCTCACCAGAAAATATTGGGCTTTAAAATTATTGGATAGGTTAGATTCTACACCCGAAGAAATATTCAACGTTGTTGAAATTGTATCTCCGTTTTGTGCTGCACTATCGGTAGACAGCATTATATTAAAAGCAACATTAGGATCAATCAATGAGAAATCAGAAACTACCCAAATAACAGAATCCGAATTCTGATAGTCAGGAATTAATGCACCAGTAGATGGTCCTGCATAATGAACAGGTCCATTAAATGTAGCGGTTACTCTCCCTGAATCAGAAAAACAATTTCCTGAAAAGTTCTGACTGATCTCACCTGCATTCATATATAACTCTACAAAATGATTCGGACGAAACTGAGTTGATGGCGTAATGGAATTTGAAACATAGTCTGCATACACATTACAAGCGACTGAAAAGTCTACTGAATCAACTGTGAGTTTATAGGAGTTAAAATAACACTGTCAATTCCGTTAAAAGGACAAGCATAAAGAAATGGAAGCGGAGCAGCATCAATTCGCAACTTATAATTCCGGGTTCAGCACGAAACGAATAATTTCCTGAGCCATTAGGCAAAAACGTTTGCAAAGTTATTCCCGCAGAATC is part of the Bacteroidota bacterium genome and harbors:
- a CDS encoding 1-deoxy-D-xylulose-5-phosphate reductoisomerase; amino-acid sequence: MPTRKNIAILGSTGSIGTQALEVIREQSSHFNVEVLTSNSNSALLIRQAEEFRPEVVVIADESKYVEVRDALRELPIKVYAGSEAICDVVTLPDVDMVLTALVGYAGLKPTLKALEAKKNIALANKETLVVAGELVTSLAIENNCNIFPIDSEHSAIFQCLVGEANNAVEKIYLTASGGPFRGRDREFLSTVRKEQALKHPNWDMGAKITIDSATLMNKGLEMIEARWLFGLNPEQIDVIVHPQSIIHSIAQFEDGSMKAQMGLPDMKLPIQYALGYPKRLKSTFQRFDFLNYPSLTFESPDTETFRNLAMAMVAMKKGGNMPCIINAANEIAVAAFLKDQIGFLEMSDLIEDCMNKIPFVKKPSYEDYVTTDEETRRRALEFLSVQSVSKIK
- the rseP gene encoding RIP metalloprotease RseP encodes the protein MSALIMAAQLILGLSILVTLHELGHYLAARAFGIRVEKFYLFFDAWGFKFFSFRKGDTEYGLGWLPLGGYVKIAGMIDESMDSEAMKKPAEPWEFRSKPAWQRLIVMIGGVTMNVILGIAIYTMTLLNFDKQYLSNDNVTDGIYAYDLGQKIGLQNHDKIVAIDGKKFDRFNDLVSSRVILGSTITVLRDGKEITLPVPDGFYRETIKAGRGSFISPYQAHLEVDSIIKDMPAEAAGLQMKDKIVSVNGVRTFSMEACRRIISENKGKPITLQIVRGADTSMIQPVVNDSGLIGIRYHGEMGNYALTKYSAGTALKYGASDAKEAIVSNIKGLKQIFTGKEKASDSLQGPIGIATIYGGVWDWYRFWTITGLLSMVLAFMNILPIPALDGGHVVFLVIEAVTRRKFSDKFMERAQVTGMVILLSLMVFTIGNDIWKHLIN
- a CDS encoding DUF433 domain-containing protein is translated as MADYREIIIINPEVRFGKPCIRNTRISVYDVLSWMASGMTVKEILADYPELSESDIQACLAYAADREHRTRVA
- a CDS encoding DUF5615 family PIN-like protein, with amino-acid sequence MKLLFDQNISFRVISKLADFFQGSGQVKNLGLPDNSDLEIWKFAKENNFSIVTFDSDFFDLANLYGHPPKIIWLRTGNCTTQEIVDLLISKSEVINDFISNPIYMELACIEIDK
- a CDS encoding T9SS type A sorting domain-containing protein, translated to MKKILLLLLLTLPLFTKADFSIDWTKVPDLAANLGTYLVVDSSNNVYTTTLDNDIVLEKRDRFGNFIWRATSVSQIPLNYEYPSKVFLDPQSNPVVIGFRYQHSSSGRISNSLIILKYDQNGNLIYKKNIDGNYSPHNNSTYWTKLTGQMDADGYLYLATGGNVDNNPIGMNIIKIDPAGNIVRISTNTFPSSTNFHFISNIFLNHDKVGVTGVTSYSSANSTSWLMDTSGVTLWDSINVGVQGKDLFIDTVGNSYILSWEAVIPVADVLLYKYDVAGNLLWTRQYDLGGYDISSKLRTTSDGKLIIMAYSTTTGGSNYVDWQTVKVDTSGNILWQDRYNEHSGNDEIPYDLATDNRGNTFVTGIGGPFPGGSTLSARQMVTVKYDSTGAREWVNAIDTINEYLSGVSIAKGFDSSLFVLGDVNTFIVHYLDHTGSDPCSVPTGINAINITGNSSTITWNAIPNAYLYHVQYRIDSSLIWQTYSTNQTQLQIYPLYSGTVYEYQVEAICNSGPTGYSSVQQFNTTGSGYCASSGVDATNDFIDLVYIGTMLNSTVSDSGYGDYTSMIINMTSGNTYNITLSAEILGSGATEFWKVWIDFNQNGSFADPGEEVVSYSSQQIGWETSIINVPITALTGQTKMRVSMKNGSAQTSCEVFAAGEVEDYGVSMNTITSIDENNSISSSIYPNPVTTVLKADMKSGSVNTVRIVSLTGSIVNEFHFVSGTFVMDVNDLVAGIYFMEVTNENGVKAIEKFLLAQ